In Candidatus Bathyarchaeia archaeon, one DNA window encodes the following:
- the udg gene encoding type-4 uracil-DNA glycosylase, translated as MGLSKAEVLEAIALEVKACTRCGLWRTRKNAVPGEGNPNAKVMFVGEAPGYWEDVNGRPFVGAAGKFLDSLLAEAGLMRSQVFIGNVLKCRPPGNREPTPAEIEACTPFLDRQIMAIQPKLIVTLGNYSSAYIFAKAGLPFKGITEARGRFYQTNVLGLAVVVFPTLHPAAGLYSAKYKQLLIEDFRLLGAKIHELGLS; from the coding sequence ATGGGCTTGTCGAAGGCGGAGGTTTTGGAAGCTATTGCTTTGGAAGTTAAAGCGTGCACGCGTTGTGGTCTTTGGCGAACCCGCAAGAACGCTGTTCCCGGCGAGGGCAACCCGAACGCCAAAGTGATGTTTGTGGGCGAGGCGCCGGGCTACTGGGAAGATGTTAATGGCAGACCCTTTGTTGGGGCTGCTGGGAAATTTTTGGACAGCTTACTGGCTGAGGCTGGTCTCATGCGAAGTCAAGTCTTCATCGGAAACGTTTTGAAGTGTCGTCCGCCGGGAAACCGTGAGCCAACTCCCGCCGAAATTGAGGCTTGCACGCCTTTTTTGGACCGGCAGATAATGGCCATACAGCCAAAACTTATTGTCACGCTTGGAAATTACTCATCGGCTTACATTTTCGCTAAGGCTGGCTTACCGTTTAAAGGCATAACGGAAGCCAGAGGAAGATTTTATCAAACAAATGTTTTAGGTTTGGCTGTTGTGGTTTTTCCGACTTTGCATCCAGCTGCTGGGCTTTACAGCGCCAAATATAAGCAGTTGCTCATTGAAGATTTTAGGTTGTTGGGGGCTAAAATTCACGAGTTGGGCTTGTCTTAG